From one Drosophila subpulchrella strain 33 F10 #4 breed RU33 chromosome 3L, RU_Dsub_v1.1 Primary Assembly, whole genome shotgun sequence genomic stretch:
- the LOC119552814 gene encoding uncharacterized protein LOC119552814 isoform X1 yields MNWIWSLLVLGIVFGATEGRIEQPQQRQAETPTAPAGDGKKPDKAKEPDDPKKPESPAVEGNSTTAKDKYTLEEERVTNDLKDIVSKYERECIGNPEFSANLDKIRKAINWNNGTLQQKYELQFEFNNYNKLRIDLDKKIDIAIEELNDVLPTLQPNSSCSKLLLKQRKALQKAKQLSNEGKLDSLRENSKQCVDTDNDSSEYDY; encoded by the exons ATGAATTGGATTTGGAGCCTTTTAGTCCTAGGAATTGTTTTTGGTGCAACTGAAGGAAGAATCGAACAACCG CAGCAACGTCAGGCTGAAACCCCTACAGCACCG GCGGGTGATGGGAAAAAGCCGGATAAAGCGAAAGAGCCGGATGATCCGAAAAAGCCGGAGTCACCCGCAGTCGAAGGAAATTCAACAACTGCAAAAGATAAATATACTCTAGAAGAGGAGAGAGTAACAAACGATCTTAAGGACATTGTTTCCAAATATGAACGTGAATGCATTGGTAATCCTGAGTTTTCCGCTAATCTGGATAAGATACGCAAAGCGATAAATTGGAACAATGGTACTTTGCAACAAAAATATGAACTTCAATTTGAATTCAATAATTACAATAAGCTACGTATTGACCTTGATAAAAAAATCGATATCGCAATTGAGGAGTTAAACGACGTTCTTCCTACCTTACAACCGAACAGCTCCTGTTCAAAGTTATTACTTAAACAAAGAAAAGCACTTCAAAAAGCCAAACAACTTTCTAATGAAGGAAAACTAGACTCATTAAGGGAAAACTCAAAACAATGCGTTGATACTGATAATGATTCTTCCGAGTAtgattattaa
- the LOC119552814 gene encoding uncharacterized protein LOC119552814 isoform X2: MNWIWSLLVLGIVFGATEGRIEQPQRQAETPTAPAGDGKKPDKAKEPDDPKKPESPAVEGNSTTAKDKYTLEEERVTNDLKDIVSKYERECIGNPEFSANLDKIRKAINWNNGTLQQKYELQFEFNNYNKLRIDLDKKIDIAIEELNDVLPTLQPNSSCSKLLLKQRKALQKAKQLSNEGKLDSLRENSKQCVDTDNDSSEYDY, from the exons ATGAATTGGATTTGGAGCCTTTTAGTCCTAGGAATTGTTTTTGGTGCAACTGAAGGAAGAATCGAACAACCG CAACGTCAGGCTGAAACCCCTACAGCACCG GCGGGTGATGGGAAAAAGCCGGATAAAGCGAAAGAGCCGGATGATCCGAAAAAGCCGGAGTCACCCGCAGTCGAAGGAAATTCAACAACTGCAAAAGATAAATATACTCTAGAAGAGGAGAGAGTAACAAACGATCTTAAGGACATTGTTTCCAAATATGAACGTGAATGCATTGGTAATCCTGAGTTTTCCGCTAATCTGGATAAGATACGCAAAGCGATAAATTGGAACAATGGTACTTTGCAACAAAAATATGAACTTCAATTTGAATTCAATAATTACAATAAGCTACGTATTGACCTTGATAAAAAAATCGATATCGCAATTGAGGAGTTAAACGACGTTCTTCCTACCTTACAACCGAACAGCTCCTGTTCAAAGTTATTACTTAAACAAAGAAAAGCACTTCAAAAAGCCAAACAACTTTCTAATGAAGGAAAACTAGACTCATTAAGGGAAAACTCAAAACAATGCGTTGATACTGATAATGATTCTTCCGAGTAtgattattaa